CATGAATCCAAAACCAGGTTGTATCAGCCGTCTCGGATTCCTCGACCATCATATAAAGCCTCCAAACACTGAACCCCGTCGCTAGTCCCCCCGCGCCCAAAATCCCTACAACCCTGAGTTTCCTCTTCAGCGACATCTGCAGCGACCACAGCATCGGCACCGGCAGGATCAGGATCCAGAGGTCGCTCACGATACTAATGGCCGAgtcggcgatgatgacgttGCGCTGATCGATACAGGTCCCGCCTGTGACCTCGGGGCCGAGCCAGTATGTGGAGATTGGcttgcagaagaagatcttgaTGAAGAGCGCGGGGATGTAGTACAGGAGCAGGACTGTGATGCTGGCGTAGATGATGATTACTTTCTGGCGGTCTGGGGAGAAGATTCGGAGCATGATCGTTAGGAGGGCGAGTTTGATCACGAAGACCATTGGGACGTAGATTAGGGTTACGGCGTAGGAGGCCTGGCATCTTCGTTAATATGACCTTAACTGCTGGTTTGCATCGTAGGGGCTGGGGCGTACCTTTTGGAAACTGACGAACTGGTCTTTGGGGACGTCCCAGGCGTGGTACCCTCCGCCGTAGACATTGACTGTTCTGTTAGATATCATAAAACAGTTAAAGACTTATAAGGTGCTTTACATACGCACAAGCATATTCGCACAGAAGCCAATAAACAACACCTATCACAAGTACATTAGCACAACACCGTCACTCTGACTAGAAAACAACCTACCCATCCCGCAATCGTCGTATCTATAAAACAAATAGTCAGCCATTGTATTCCCCTGATTTATTTGAAGTAATACACATCGAAGTCATAGTATATGCCATGATACTCACAATCTTCCAACCCCAACCCATTCCTCAACCGCACCTTAACAGCAACCCGCATCCCGACTGCAATCGTCACAACGATAATGCACACTACTTGCGTCGCTAGGTTTACAGTATGCAGCACATCTTCTGGGTGATCGAGGTTTGATACCGCGCCCGGGGGGGCCGGGATTGCTGGCTCTCTTGTGTCGGGCATCTTGTCTCTGTCTCAGTCTCAAGATGGCAGTGCAGCTTGGGAGAAGTGAAGTCGAGGTTCAACTCGAGCTGCTTAGGTTTAGGGAGGTGTATTTCTTCAATGTCGTGGCAGCATTAACGTTAACGAAAGTATGGACGAGGTATTAGGACATTGGTCGAGTCGTCGACATGCGAGAGAGAATGAAGAAGCAATATGAGAGAGATAAGATGCACAATGCACAAAAAGTAAAATAGATAAACAAAGTAGAGTATTCAACCGTCTGGAATTGCATAAAAAGGAGAAAGATGGGAAGCTGCGGGTCCCTACAATCCAGCAACGAAAACCGCACTCAGTCAGGACAAACGGACAAGTACCAGGACCTGCCAGGTCAGCTACGAGCACCAAGTACGGTAGTACCAGTACCAGTAGTTAACCACCAAGTACCTTGGTCTCAAAACTAAGTATTCCCCCGAGACTGCTGGCCCGGCAGGAAGCAGGATCGGCTCCATGATCCATGCAATAAACGGGAATGGCTTATAGCA
This region of Aspergillus puulaauensis MK2 DNA, chromosome 5, nearly complete sequence genomic DNA includes:
- a CDS encoding uncharacterized protein (COG:S;~EggNog:ENOG410PUYH;~TransMembrane:7 (o31-51i63-86o106-129i141-164o194-212i224-243o255-281i)), whose protein sequence is MPDTREPAIPAPPGAVSNLDHPEDVLHTVNLATQVVCIIVVTIAVGMRVAVKVRLRNGLGLEDYTTIAGWVLFIGFCANMLVLNVYGGGYHAWDVPKDQFVSFQKASYAVTLIYVPMVFVIKLALLTIMLRIFSPDRQKVIIIYASITVLLLYYIPALFIKIFFCKPISTYWLGPEVTGGTCIDQRNVIIADSAISIVSDLWILILPVPMLWSLQMSLKRKLRVVGILGAGGLATGFSVWRLYMMVEESETADTTWFWIHAVLTANAEAGIGLICACLPALSSYIASLKSRANSSYRSYKSHELSSWNKLGSSKKGSGNHSSAFPPTQTDQACLISTIEAETSSAELRREGEGERSLTRESGGKNGNGNGTGHEHGKSDGGVIHKNVVVEQSYEYVK